Proteins encoded by one window of Macaca mulatta isolate MMU2019108-1 chromosome 10, T2T-MMU8v2.0, whole genome shotgun sequence:
- the LOC144331603 gene encoding uncharacterized protein LOC144331603, producing MFFSLTASGPASLRPFLRLRAAGPVATARLGICRSCLAPCTRVLCSEPRPAPAGREAGWGQAGSDARVGRSCLALPSFVPASSVSLRSNAPPPRGLLLGPAAGPAARRAPTLRPLGVPSPSGPPAPGLRSCWCPGRPAPSSVLCVRPTLLPELGGEPGTVPGCLGAQPGQGELSGEGWSQTPGLMSSCLGLPVCWNYSHRLLGRTRLFSTDKPLPL from the exons ATGTTTTTCTCCTTGACAGCCTCGGGCCCCGCCTCGCTCCGGCCCTTCCTCCGACTGCGCGCGGCTGGCCCTGTGGCCACGGCTCGGCTCGGTATCTGCCGCTCCTGCCTGGCCCCCTGCACACGCGTCCTCTGCTCGGagcccaggccagccccagcCGGCAGGGAGGCCGGCTGGGGGCAGGCAGGCAGCGATGCCCGCGTCGGCCGCAGCTGCCTGGCACTGCCCTCCTTTGTGCCTGCCTCCTCTGTCAGCCTCCGCTCCAACGCCCCACCCCCACGAGGCCTGCTCCTGGGCCCGGCCGCAGGGCCTGCTGCCCGCAGAGCTCCCACCCTGCGCCCACTTGGTGTGCCCTCACCTTCTGGGCCCCCGGCTCCTGGCCTCAGGTCCTGCTGGTGCCCAGGTCGCCCGGCCCCGTCCTCCGTGCTCTGCGTTCGCCCCACCCTGCTGCCCGAGCTCGGCGGCGAGCCTGGCACCGTGCCAGGCTGCCTGGGAGCCCAGCCCGGGCAGGGCGAACTTTCCGGCGAGG gttggtctcaaactcctgggctcatgtcttcctgcctcggcctcccagtgtgctggaattacag TCACAGGCTCCTTGGGAGGACCAGACTCTTCTCCACGGACAAGCCACTGCCCCTTTGA